The sequence AGTACTCAGTATCAGCTGCTGGCATTGATAGGGCCTCAGTAAATCTCTAGTATTCATGTCAATATGGAATTACattgtgcctggcactgtgctagcATCCTGGGCATTAGTGAAGAATGGGACCCAATcacccctgccctcatggagctttgAGTCCATGAAGGGGACAGAAATACACAAGtgaacacagaagaaaatatatcgTTCAGGAATGGTGAAATCCCTGATTATAGATAATAGTACTTTTCCTATAACTGTTTGCCTCCTTAGTGTTTAATTCACGGAGGTCAAATATTTGGGGTAGAGGATGTGCTGACTATCCTCActcctcagagagagagaggcaggcagatatgTGCTCCTAATGTTCCTCCCAGAAAAGGCGCTAAAAATTTCAAGGAACAATACTTTCAGAAACTGATGGGTTTTTCCCTACCTGATTCCAGCCATCTTCTAGCCCTCCCTCCCTACATAAGGCTGTGCCAAACCGATGACCCAGTGGGGGCAGACGCATTTAGGAAGGGAAAACACTTTACTTGCAAAGCATGCAGGGCATCAGACTTTGAAAAGACTGACTAGTCAGATGCAAAAACCCAGCAAATATCCAAAGATAAAGCCACAAATCAGCAAGAATActaaggttggggcgcctgggtggctcagtgggttaagccgctgccttcggctcaggtcatgatctcgtggtcctgggatggagtcccgcatcgggctctctgctcggcagggagtctgcttcctcctctctctctctctgcctgcctctctgcctacttgtgatctctctctgtcaaataaataaataaaatcttaaaaaaaaaaagaatactaaagtTGTATTATTCTGTTTATGGTGGAAAATAGCATTCTTACATGATCATCACATTTTCAAAGGTCATGACACATCTTCGGAAATCAGcatagcaaaaataataaaaatactttcttttggGCATCCATAAACCAGTCAGGGTGATCTTGCTTTGGTTTAGCCCAGGGTACTATATGGTCTCCTCCCCCTTCTTACTGTGGTATCACGAATTGCTTAATCATTGGAAGAAAGGCAAAGTGCCAGTTTTTGTTTCTGCAAGAGATGTAgtatggtgtatgtgtgtgtgtgtgtgtgtgtgtgtgtgtgtgtgtgtgttggggagaggggaaataccctagtgttgttgttgtttttttaagatttttaaaaatttatttatttgacagagatcacaagtaggcagagcagcaggcgaagaaagaagaagcaggctccctgctgagcagagagcctgatgtggggctccatcccaggaccctgggatcatgacctgagttgaagggagagactttaacccactgagccacccaggtgccctacccaGTGTTTTTTTATGCTACTCTTCATTCTCCCGCCAGTTTCTCTCATTGGCCAAATTCAACCAGAAACCACAAGGTGAGGGAGACTGGTTAATGCAGTTCTTAGTGACTAGTCTCCCATGGGGCAGAGCAGGGTGGAGAGTGGATCAGGAAGCCGACCTAGAATAACCAACAAAATCTACCTTTTGCAAATTATTATGAGGAAGGGTGGTCTCTGGAAgtgacagaaatggaaaagtgtctAGAGAGGTAGAGTAGCATTACAGAGGCTATGGGTGAGGAATTTCAAGAAGTAGGGACAGCTTAAAATGCAATGCTGATCAAGTCAAAAGTAGCTGTTGGATTCAATGATTTGGAAGTCATTGGTGACCTTCATTAGAGTGGTTTCAAGGAGTAAGATGGAAACTGGATTGCCTGTACTAAAGAAGAAGTAGGGAATGGTCATAATGGGAAGGAGATAGGGAGGCATCAGAGGGTGATGTAAGATTGAGGGAATGTGTTACGGGTATGCTGTAGGTCCTATGTTCTAGGTCCAGTGCTAGTGAGGGTGATGATACGCTGCCTCCAAGtagcttttgttatttctttctgtgaaatTGGAGGCTGGCTCATCTACTATTAGTGAGGAAGGAGGTAGCAGAGGAAAGACTTGAAGAGACCAGGGAGGTTTGCACTTTAGAGGACTGGGGACAGTGCTGGGGTTGGTAATGCCCCTTTGCTGTGGCCCCTTCAGCAGGGTTTTGCAATCTTTAGTCCTGCTCAGCCTGGAATAGGCATGTTGGATATTACAGAAGACAACAGGGTTGACAAAAAGTCAAGGAGCCAAGGATAATAACAATATTGGAAAAAGACTAATGGAAGAGATAAACCATAGGTCTTGGTTGGGTGGAAGGGAGTAACGTTCAAGGAGGCTTATTTGGAGGAACTGGAAGCATCAAGGTGGTCTTGAAGAGttggaagaaatgaaatattaatgatCATTGCTACAGTCATGGAGAGCTTACTAGGGGCCAGACATGTTTACTTCTCAAAACAATCTTAAGAGTTTTGtcctattgttatttttatagatagagaaattgaagcagaaagcTTCAACGAGTTGCTCTAGGTCATACTCTTGGTCATTGGCAGATTAGGGATTAGAACCTAGATGGTCTAACCCAGAGTAGATTCTAATCCCAGAGGCTGTGCTCTTGAGAACCAGGGGAGGAATTAGGGAACAGAGAGATTTGTGGTCTGGGTATGGTATTCTGACTTAAGATTTCAGTGTGATGCAAACAGATACTTACACACCTACGTTCATGAGAGCATTATGCACAAGAGACAAGAGGTGGAAACAAACCAAGTGTCCAtgaacagaggaatggataaacaaaatgtggtatatacacacaatggaatgctattcggccataaaacataaaggaaatttgATATGTGCTAGCACATGGATGGACTTGAAAACATGGTGGttagtgaaataaaccagatacagaaggacaaatattgtatgattctacttgTGTGAAGGTACCTAGAGTAGGcaaactcagagagagagagagagagagaaattgggatAGAGGTAACTAGAGGCTGGGAGGAGAACACATGGTGAGTTATTGTTGAGTGGGTACGCAGTCTTTGTTGGGGATGATAAAAAAGTTTTGGTTATGGGTAGAGGTGACAGttacacaacattgtgaatgtatttaatgccctTGAATTGTACACTTACACACGGCTAAACTTATGAATATTATGCAATGtatattctaggggcacctgggtggctcagttgattatgCAATGTATATtctaatacaataaaaaagaaaaggatttctgAGGTGAACTACTTCTGGGTGATTACAACAAAAATTCTGATTTAGAAGTGagttgtataatttatttatttacttatttattcatttttaagatttatttattagagaaagagcgGGAGAATGCACaagtgggaggaacagagggagagggggagagaatctcgagcagactcacTGAGCATGAAGTCTGACACAGATCCcctctcaggaccatgagatcccGAGCtgtaaccaagagtcagatgcttaaccgaccctgagcaccacccaggtgccccaattgtgGAGTTTAGCCTGGAGAAAAAGATGGTTGTGGTTGGGGAGCTCAAGAAAGGGAGAAGCCAAGAGTTGAATGGGTCACCCAGCAGGAGCTCTGTGTCCTGACATTAATCTATCCTCAGGGCACAGCAGGTTACCGTCAACAGGCCCAACTCATTGACTACATGGAGAGTGCAAATCAAACTGGGATGATTCACTTCCACTTCCGCCCCTTCTCCAAACTGCCTGAGGTGCAGATGCTGATTTTCGTGGCCTTCCTGATCATGTACCTGGTCAGCATCAGCGGCAATGTCTCCATTTCTCTCATCATCTGGATTAACCGTTCTCtgcacacccccatgtactttttcTTGGCCAACTTGGCAGTTCTGGAGATCTTCTACTCTTCCACCATTGCCCCTCTGACTCTGGCCAGTGTCCTGTCCATGGAGAGAGCCCTCATCTCCCTGCCTGGCTGTGGCACCCAGAtgttcttcttcatcttcctggGCAGCACTGACTGCATTTTACTAGCTGTCATGGCCTATGACAGGTTTGTGGCCATCTGTCATCCTTTGCACTACACCCTCATGATGAGCTGGCGCTTGTGTGTCCAGCTGGCCCTGGGGTCTCTGGTGCTGGGTTTCATTTTGGCCATGCAGCTGACTGTGCTCATCTTCCAACTCCCCTTCTGCAGCAGCAAAGAAATCAGCCTATTCTACTGCGATATCCTCCCTGTCATGAGACTGGCTTGTGCAGATACCTGGGTCCATGAGGTCACGCTGTTTGTGGTCAGTGTCACCGTCCTCACCATCCCTTTCCTGCTTATCACTCTCTCCTATGTCTTCATTGTGGCCACCATCCTGAAGATCCGCTCGGCAGAGGGGAGGCACAAGGctttctccacctgctcctctcaCCTGACTGTGGTCCTGCTCCAGTATGGATGTGGGAGCCTCATCTACCTTTGCCCCAGCTCCAGCTACTCTCCAGAGAGGGGCCAGGTAGTGTCTGTGGTTTACACATTCATCACCCCTGTGCTGAACCCCTTGATCTACAGCATGAGAAATAGAGAGCTTAAGGATGCTTTGAAGAGAACAATGATCAGGTTCCTGTTGTCCTAAATACAGTGAAGACTCTGGATGTTCTTCTCCAGCATTGCTGGGAAGAAACAAATGAGTGTTCTTTCTGGAAGATGAGGAGGTGGGAGCTAAGAGGTCACTGGATTTGTACTGTTACTTCTTCctgttatattatttttgaaaagtcatttttcttttctcagccttggattcttcatctctaaaatggggatgaaaatgCCCACCAGACTTAAACCTGGGGTAGTTGTGAGGACCCAAAGTGAAAATACTTTGTGACTTTAAAAGAGAGATGACAACCGTGGATGTGGTCATTGCTTATCCTCATCATTACGTGTAGAGTCTAGGTCTACTTCTCAGGTTCTTAGCAGGGTGATATGTACACGTGAGCAGGGACAGAACCAAGAATGAGATACATTTCAAACCGAGACCATTGCAACCACTCTGCTGGTTCCTGTGGTGCAAATGCTGGGCTCCTACCTTCTCGAATTCTCTTTCATCCTAAATTCTTCTTCCTGGGAAAAGTGATGGGGAAAGAGCAGGAGcttaaaagttgtgtttttttttttttcttacatttatacCCAGAGCTAATCTGTCTCCATCTTAGTATCTGACTCTGCATTAGTTATTAGTCTGAGTCTAACTCACTCTCCCCATGTCCATTGGGTATCCTCCCCTCATATTCCTTCtgtctcagacacacacacacacacacacacacacacacacagagtcttacgtttctctctgtccctagatgctatggtctgaatatttgtgtctgCCCACCTCAGGTTCatctgttgaaatcctaatccccaatgGGATGATAtcaggaggtggggtctttgggaggtatttaggtcatgaggatggagacctcatgaatgggattagtgccttcataaaagagaccccacagagctcgctgaccccttccaccatgtgagggtACAAGAAGTCTGTGACCTGGAAGAGGTTCCTCACCCAAccctgacctcagacttccagcttcccaaactgtgagaaatacatttctgttgtttccaaAGCCACCCCAACTATGGTACTTCGTAATGGCAGCCCAGTTGGATGAACACATGAAGTGGACATTATTGGGAGGATTGCTTTTTTAATTGAGCCTCTCTGGGTCAGGGAGGGGTAATGTTGGTTCAAATCTCAATTCAGGTTGAGGAAAGCTCGTTCTGTGGAGATAAACACTGGCTGGGCACAGTGGAGGGAAAGGACTGTAGTGTGGCTGTGAGTGGGAGTGTAACTGTTGTAGGATGATCCCTGTTTCAGAGTAATGGCATCGGAACATCAGAACATAGATGGTTTACTGTCTTTTTGTAGGGTGGTGGAAGTTCATTTATTCCTCTGCCCATTGATTAGTGAGTCATTTATTGGGGTGCtggactggctcagttggtggaatgtgTACCTCTTGagcttagggttgtgagttcaagtcccatgttgggtgtggagcttccttaaaaaaataaaaataaaaaaaattatgagtgattcattcatccaacaacatttaagaagacagtaaacaactatttattgaactCTGCTATGTACTATGTACCCACCTGTGGTAGGTTGGGCAAGATGTAGAGAGGTAAGAGGCAGTTCCTGCCTTGTAGGAAGGGAAGTCTGGTAGTGTTGAAGAACACGGGCCATGACAGTCCAACAGCAAGTGATAGAATGCAGTTAGCTTctgaagagggacagagaaaggaatCAAGGCAAGTGTGTCTGGGGAGGTGGCATTGGAGCTGACCATGCAGGTGTCCAGGTCTCTCTGTGTGCAAACAGGAGCAGGatgggcatttctttcttttaaaaagattttatttatttatctgagagagagagagagcgcgagagagtgcatgtgtggggggtgtggaggccgggggggggggttggggggcagggacaagcagactcagctgagcctgactcggggctcaatctcatgacccttaatggactgagccacccaggcacccaggaagggCATTCCTGAAGGGGGGATTGTAGAGGCAGAAGAATGAGCTCTTTGTACCTCTGTTtcctatttgaaaaatgtttgctacatttttttcttttgttttgttctgaaaatGTATCATAGGCTTAGAAGGCAGAAACCATGGCCAGGATTCATGTTACATGGAACTAAAATGTTCCCATCTTCCTTTGAAAGACAAGaagcggggggcacctgggtagctcagtcagttaagcatctgccttcagctggggtcttgatcctggagtcctgggatctagtcccacatcgggctccctgctcagtggggaatcatcttctccctctgcctgctgctccccctgttcctgtttgtgctctctctgtctctctctctctccatcaaatgaataaataaaaccaaaaaaaaaaaaaaaaagaaagaaaagaaagaaacaaaaagacaagaactgGAAAGGATCTTCTTTGGCTCACTTACGGATACTTTGGGCCTCTCCCATGTTCTAGTGCAGTATTTCACTAGGTCGGTGTTTTCTGCAGGACACGAGTCCTGTTGAATAATTTCTATTTGGGAGAAATAAACTTTCTGTGGTCAAACAGGTGTGAGGAGCACTGTGTTGATCAAACCCCACTAGTGGTCTCCTACAGGTTCACTCAGTGCCTGTAATGTGCAAATATGCGGTCAGACTCTAGGATGTGGGGTGcatttctcttatgttttctgaACTCTGTCCCCACTAAACTCTTCTATTCCTTACCCTGTTGAACCTGCTGAGGCTGACCGACTACTCAGAGGGGGTTTTCTTTCACTAGTGACTGAAATAGTCCAGGTACTTTTCAATTCCTGGTGCTCCTTGAGAAAAACAAGTGTAGTTATCATGGGTTTGCAGGCCTCTTCTCAAGGATTGCACAAGGGAATTAATGATTGCCCATTTATCATCACAAAAACCCAGGAGACAGACCCTGTTGTTTTCTCtgcttacagataaggaaactgtgaCACAGGGAGTTTCAGTAGCGTGTTCAAGGTCGCACAGCCAGGACAGGCAGAATGTGGGATTTTGGTGTAGATGGTGTGTGGTTTCAAAGCCCAGGGAACAAAACTACAACCTCTCTCAGCAAGCCCTCCCTGTACTATGGAAGCTTGGGGAATCCCTTCATTTTTCTATACTTAATTTCATAATAAATGGGGGAAGTAGTATCTACTCTATTCCTCCAAATTATTGTGACATCTTTGGGGGACACggaaaaactgtaaaaatacaataaaagattCAGCATGGTTGGTTTAATATccaaatggaggggtgcctgcgtTGGCACAGCTGGTAGAGCACAcagctcttgatcccagggttgtgagttcaagccccacactgggcttaaAAACACAACATCCAAATGGAGAAATATATGACATGACTTATTTTTTTggttataaacattttaaagccaCAGTGGTTCACTTGCCTTTCCCCTTTGCTCCACTGTGTTTATCTGTTCCTCTTGATAGGTGTTTTGAAGACGTTGTAAGAAGCAAGAAGAAGTTGTCTTCTGCAACTCAAAGTAACCATAAGCTCTTCTGGGTGAGGCTTCTTTTCTAGGTTCTTCAGGGGAGCACCTCGTGCTTTTAGGCTCTAGGGATTGAGGagtttatataaacaaaatgagaaatgcatAAGGTTCAAATTATTTACAGTGTCAAGTTGAAGGCACAGGTATATGGCCTGTGGAGTTTTGTGCTAGGAAAACATCTGAACAACACAATATAAGACCTTTTTCtttgtaaggggcacctgggtggtttagtcggttaagcatgcaactcgatctcagctcaggtcttgatctcagggttgtgagttcaagtcctgcaatGGGCTCCATGCAGGCCTTTTggtccactggaaaaaaaaatcagttgaccagagatatatggatttatttctaaggtcatgaactcaagccccatgttgggctcctacttgaaaaaaaaaaaaaaaaaaaaagacatgtttgcaaatattttaaactcaATTCTCCAAAACATGTGGCATTGCAATTGCATTCAGTTTTAAGTAAGGATTATCTTTCTTcctcagggagaagagaggaggatcCAAAGGgaatgcatgagagagagagagagagagagagagtgtgtgtgtgtgtgtgtgtgtgtgtgtgttagtagCCAACCATTCTTTGGTTTATTCTCCAAATATTTGCATTCCACTTCGTAGTAGCCCTAGAAGATGAATAATATTGGTTTGTTGCTCTTAAGCAGTTGATGGTCTAGCCAGGAAGACAGAGCGGTAAGCAGCTAGAGACAAGACAACACAGGGTGGGCTTTCAAAAGAGGTCTGAACAAGTTCTACTCGGAGCAGGCAGGCAATGAGGGCCAAGGGGCTGCCTGAGCGAACAGAAGGGTTccgggcctttttttttttttttttttaatgtagtgttcaatgattcattatttgtatataacaTTCAGTACTCAATacagcacgtgccctccttaatatccatcacccggCTATCCCCTCCCCTAAcgctctcccctctgaaaccctcagattgtttcccagattccatagtctctcatggttcttcatctccccctctgatttccctccccTAATGTCCGGAGGGTTTAGGTCTTAAAGGAGGAGCAGGGATCTGACAGATATGAAGTggaaaaagggcagagggaggtgggaaaTCCTGGGCACATCTGGCTCAGAGAAGAGGTGGGCGTTAGGTGAGGCTGACGATGGGGTTGTGTGTGTCATGGGGGTGACAGTGCTCGGGGCCGGGCCAGAGGGGGCGAGGGCCTGAATGCCACTCTAAGAGTATGGACTCCCTCTT comes from Mustela erminea isolate mMusErm1 chromosome 9, mMusErm1.Pri, whole genome shotgun sequence and encodes:
- the LOC116599976 gene encoding olfactory receptor 10V1-like, whose product is MESANQTGMIHFHFRPFSKLPEVQMLIFVAFLIMYLVSISGNVSISLIIWINRSLHTPMYFFLANLAVLEIFYSSTIAPLTLASVLSMERALISLPGCGTQMFFFIFLGSTDCILLAVMAYDRFVAICHPLHYTLMMSWRLCVQLALGSLVLGFILAMQLTVLIFQLPFCSSKEISLFYCDILPVMRLACADTWVHEVTLFVVSVTVLTIPFLLITLSYVFIVATILKIRSAEGRHKAFSTCSSHLTVVLLQYGCGSLIYLCPSSSYSPERGQVVSVVYTFITPVLNPLIYSMRNRELKDALKRTMIRFLLS